One genomic window of Polyangium aurulentum includes the following:
- a CDS encoding serine/threonine-protein kinase, producing MTGLGAYVPAAGKYCPACGTDYPADFVVCPRDGGQLSIRDEFVGTTIRDTFRILRVLGEGGMARVYEAQHARIPAKRFAIKILHPELAHEPQIVARFLREAEAAASIKSPHVVDVYDVDRTRDGRPFIISEFLQGRELADHLAAVGKMDVGFAVRVVRQVCKALALAHEKGVVHRDMKPENVFLTGDMQNPTAKVLDFGISKVENVSGPALTHTGMIMGTPQYMSPEQAKGERVDHRADIYAVGGILYALLTGKKPFDGEDAASILTLVLSHDPPRPCSIRPDIPEPVEAIVQRAMAKSPAERYQSMAELEAALAPFDPGENAAATSAAPAGEKMATLARPLLLIVAGSGMLWGAGTVIAMIVAIMRLARNDTSRSAVTSTELTLIILIVLLFIAGPVFFSVLHVQRAIWGNTVKTMALAERVIPPIAAGLGAYGFASLLVRFMEGVVIGRLSNMGWPVWDVLLAAVGLGILLVAYLISEKQR from the coding sequence ATGACCGGCCTCGGCGCGTACGTTCCGGCCGCGGGCAAGTATTGCCCTGCCTGCGGCACCGATTACCCCGCGGATTTCGTCGTCTGCCCGCGTGACGGCGGGCAGCTCTCCATTCGCGACGAGTTCGTCGGGACCACGATCCGCGACACCTTCCGCATCCTGCGCGTCCTCGGCGAGGGCGGCATGGCGCGCGTCTACGAGGCGCAGCACGCGCGCATCCCGGCCAAGCGCTTCGCCATCAAGATCCTCCACCCCGAGCTCGCGCACGAGCCCCAGATCGTCGCGCGCTTCCTGCGAGAAGCAGAGGCCGCGGCGTCGATCAAGAGCCCCCACGTCGTCGATGTCTACGACGTCGATCGCACCCGCGACGGCCGCCCCTTCATCATCAGCGAATTCCTCCAGGGGCGCGAGCTCGCCGATCACCTCGCCGCGGTCGGCAAGATGGACGTCGGCTTCGCCGTGCGTGTCGTGCGGCAGGTCTGCAAGGCGCTCGCGCTGGCCCACGAAAAGGGCGTGGTCCACCGCGACATGAAGCCCGAGAACGTCTTTCTCACGGGCGACATGCAAAACCCGACGGCCAAGGTGCTCGATTTCGGGATCTCGAAGGTCGAAAACGTCTCCGGGCCCGCGCTCACGCATACCGGCATGATCATGGGCACCCCGCAGTACATGTCGCCCGAGCAGGCGAAGGGCGAGCGGGTCGACCATCGCGCGGACATCTATGCCGTCGGCGGCATTCTGTACGCCTTGCTCACGGGCAAGAAGCCCTTCGACGGGGAGGACGCGGCCTCGATCCTCACCCTCGTGCTCTCGCACGATCCGCCGCGCCCGTGCTCCATACGGCCCGACATCCCCGAGCCCGTCGAGGCCATCGTCCAGCGCGCCATGGCGAAGAGCCCCGCCGAGCGATACCAGAGCATGGCCGAGCTCGAGGCGGCCCTCGCGCCCTTCGATCCCGGCGAGAATGCCGCGGCGACGAGCGCGGCCCCCGCGGGCGAGAAGATGGCGACGCTCGCGCGGCCCTTGCTGCTCATCGTCGCGGGCAGCGGCATGCTCTGGGGGGCGGGGACCGTCATTGCGATGATCGTGGCGATCATGCGCCTCGCGCGCAACGACACCTCGCGCTCCGCCGTCACGAGCACCGAGCTGACGCTGATCATTTTGATCGTGCTCCTCTTCATTGCCGGCCCCGTGTTCTTCTCCGTCCTCCACGTGCAGCGCGCGATCTGGGGCAACACGGTGAAGACGATGGCCCTCGCCGAGCGCGTGATCCCCCCCATCGCCGCCGGGCTCGGGGCCTACGGGTTCGCGTCCTTGCTCGTGCGATTCATGGAGGGGGTCGTGATCGGCCGCCTCTCGAACATGGGCTGGCCGGTGTGGGACGTGCTCCTCGCCGCCGTCGGCCTCGGCATTCTGCTCGTGGCTTATCTGATCAGCGAAAAGCAGCGCTGA
- a CDS encoding DUF6968 family protein, producing MQVIAEREFEFYSPRGKKPKKVTVRLGKPQLDDSGENWRISVEIEGPAPGQLFRKDAWGDDSMQAIVEAVWLVPVFLRAVIADSGGRLAFRGSSDLGFYRDPHEFFRSST from the coding sequence ATGCAAGTGATCGCCGAAAGGGAGTTCGAGTTTTACTCCCCTCGGGGCAAGAAGCCGAAGAAGGTTACTGTTCGACTCGGAAAGCCTCAGCTCGACGACAGTGGTGAAAACTGGCGTATTTCTGTCGAGATCGAAGGCCCCGCTCCGGGTCAGCTCTTCCGCAAGGACGCATGGGGCGACGACTCGATGCAGGCGATCGTCGAGGCAGTGTGGCTCGTTCCCGTATTCCTGCGCGCGGTCATTGCAGATTCAGGCGGGCGACTGGCGTTCCGAGGGAGCAGTGACCTGGGCTTTTATCGCGATCCTCACGAGTTTTTCCGCAGCTCGACGTGA
- a CDS encoding UdgX family uracil-DNA binding protein (This protein belongs to the uracil DNA glycosylase superfamily, members of which act in excision repair of DNA. However, it belongs more specifically to UdgX branch, whose founding member was found to bind uracil in DNA (where it does not belong), without cleaving it, appears to promote DNA repair by a pathway involving RecA, rather than base excision.), with amino-acid sequence MQKDAERMKAFVRFRRVEEGGEEGGEEGGKERFLAWHRPDHRVVPLVASFFADRFGPMRWSILTPDESVHWDGEAYHFGPGVPWSERGDPGDAEIESLWRTYYGAIFDPARVHLRKMRADMPARFHATMPELTTVPQLVREAAARTEAMIEKQGPAIPTGADFLPAERALPALREAAAGCRGCNLYQAATQTVFGEGPADARVMLVGEQPGDQEDVSGRPFVGPAGRLLDEVLGEVGIDRRLVYVTNAVKHFKFEPRGKRRIHSKPAMPEIRACSAWLRAEVESIGPRMIVCLGASAAQSFQGPGFRLLAHRGEVLTDTPWAPWWMATYHPSALLRMPDEAARVQARRAFTEDLKRVAEEMGRIGGGPDHVELRKNS; translated from the coding sequence GTGCAAAAGGACGCCGAGCGGATGAAGGCATTCGTGCGTTTCCGGCGCGTGGAGGAGGGCGGGGAGGAGGGCGGGGAGGAGGGCGGTAAAGAGCGCTTCCTTGCCTGGCACAGGCCCGATCACCGCGTGGTGCCGCTCGTCGCCTCGTTCTTCGCGGACCGCTTCGGGCCGATGCGCTGGTCGATTCTCACGCCGGACGAGAGCGTGCACTGGGACGGCGAGGCGTACCATTTCGGTCCTGGCGTGCCCTGGTCCGAGCGTGGCGATCCGGGCGACGCCGAGATCGAATCCCTCTGGCGCACCTACTACGGCGCGATCTTCGACCCTGCGCGCGTGCACCTGCGCAAGATGCGCGCGGACATGCCGGCGCGCTTTCACGCGACGATGCCCGAGCTGACCACGGTGCCGCAGCTCGTGCGCGAGGCGGCCGCGCGCACGGAGGCGATGATCGAAAAGCAGGGCCCGGCGATCCCGACGGGCGCCGATTTCCTCCCCGCAGAGCGCGCGCTCCCCGCGCTGCGCGAGGCGGCCGCGGGTTGTCGCGGCTGCAATCTGTATCAGGCCGCCACGCAGACCGTCTTCGGCGAGGGCCCGGCGGACGCGCGCGTGATGCTGGTGGGGGAGCAGCCGGGGGACCAGGAGGACGTATCGGGCCGTCCCTTCGTGGGCCCTGCGGGGCGGCTGCTGGACGAGGTGCTCGGGGAGGTGGGGATCGACCGGCGCCTGGTGTACGTGACCAATGCGGTCAAGCACTTCAAATTCGAGCCGCGCGGCAAGCGGCGGATTCACAGCAAGCCCGCGATGCCGGAGATCCGCGCGTGCAGCGCGTGGCTGCGGGCGGAGGTCGAATCGATCGGTCCGCGCATGATCGTCTGCCTGGGCGCGAGCGCAGCGCAATCGTTCCAGGGGCCGGGGTTCCGGCTGCTGGCGCATCGGGGCGAGGTCTTGACGGATACACCGTGGGCGCCGTGGTGGATGGCGACGTATCACCCGTCGGCTTTGCTGAGAATGCCGGACGAGGCGGCGCGGGTGCAGGCGAGGCGGGCGTTTACGGAGGATTTGAAGCGGGTTGCGGAGGAGATGGGGCGGATTGGTGGGGGCCCGGATCACGTCGAGCTGCGGAAAAACTCGTGA